The proteins below are encoded in one region of Hordeum vulgare subsp. vulgare chromosome 3H, MorexV3_pseudomolecules_assembly, whole genome shotgun sequence:
- the LOC123442478 gene encoding beta-1,2-xylosyltransferease XAX1-like encodes MASTTAYSRPSKLPNSGAGERRPPPPRLIRAFFGSGAKIEPRKLGAGLLAGCCLALLTYVSLAKLYAVYSPVFATTSALLQNAPPSPSSSSSAPEAVAVAAPRPPKEPAFIGSNNGSAVDRVDLTPATAGSQEPGVPEAVSGKEHAEKAPAPANTSAPMPSEEGKRKSSSSSNVTAGPMSCDENGVDEGFPYARPAVCELSGDIRVSPSQKTMYLVNPSGGGGFDEKGEKRLRPYARNDEFLLPAVVEVTVKSVASPEAAPQCTKQHRVPAVVFSVAGYTDNFFHDNTDVLIPLFLTTAHLKGEVQLLITNYKPWWVQKYTPVLHKLSNYDVINFDDDADVHCFSRGYLGLYRDRDLIIAPHPTRNPRNYTMVDYTRFLRAAYGLRRDQSAVLGAEPGMQPRMLIISRNGTRKLLNQDEVATTASELGFNVTVAEAGDDVPAFAALVNSADVLLAVHGAGLTNQIFLPTNGVVLQIVPWGNMDWMATNFYGQPARDMQLRYVEYYVDEEETSLKDKYPRDHVVFKDPKALHTQGWQALAGTIMKQDVKLNITRFQPFLLQAMDELQE; translated from the exons ATGGCGTCGACGACGGCGTACTCGCGGCCGTCGAAGCTGCCGAACAGCGGTGCCGGCGAGaggaggccgccgccgccgcggctaATCAGGGCGTTCTTCGGCTCCGGCGCCAAGATCGAGCCCAGGAAGCTCGGCGCCGGCCTGCTAGCCGGCTGCTGCCTCGCGCTCCTCACCTACGTCTCCCTCGCCAAGCTCTACGCCGTCTACTCCCCCGTCTTCG CCACCACCTCGGCCCTGCTCCAGAAcgccccgccgtcgccgtcgtcctcgtcctcggcgccggaggcggtggcggtggccgcTCCGCGTCCGCCCAAAGAACCGGCATTTATTGGCAGCAACAACGGCAGCGCCGTGGATCGCGTCGATTTGACCCCGGCGACGGCCGGCTCTCAAGAGCCCGGGGTGCCGGAGGCGGTCTCCGGAAAGGAACACGCGGAgaaggcgccggcgccggcgaacACCTCGGCACCAATGCCAT CTGAGGAAGGAAAGAggaagagcagcagcagcagcaatgtCACCGCCGGTCCGATGAGCTGCGACGAAAATGGAGTGGACGAGGGGTTCCCCTACGCGCGGCCGGCGGTCTGCGAGCTGTCCGGCGACATCCGGGTCAGCCCCAGCCAGAAGACCATGTACCTCGTCAACCcgtccggcggcggcggcttcgacGAGAAGGGCGAGAAGCGGCTCCGGCCGTACGCCCGTAACGATGAGTTCCTCCTGCCTGCCGTGGTGGAGGTGACTGTCAAGTCTGTCGCCTCCCCTGAGGCCGCGCCACAGTGCACGAAGCAGCATCGCGTCCCCGCGGTGGTGTTCTCCGTCGCCGGGTACACGGACAACTTCTTCCACGACAACACCGACGTGCTGATCCCATTGTTCTTGACGACGGCGCACCTGAAAGGCGAGGTGCAGCTGCTGATCACCAACTACAAGCCGTGGTGGGTGCAGAAGTACACGCCGGTGCTGCACAAGCTCTCCAACTACGACGTGATCAACTTCGACGATGATGCCGACGTGCACTGCTTCTCCCGTGGGTATCTCGGCCTGTACCGTGACCGCGACCTCATCATCGCCCCTCACCCGACCCGCAACCCGCGCAACTACACCATGGTGGACTACACTCGCTTCCTCCGAGCTGCGTACGGGCTCCGCCGCGACCAGTCGGCGGTGCTCGGGGCAGAGCCCGGAATGCAGCCCCGGATGCTGATCATCTCGCGCAACGGCACGCGCAAGCTGCTGAACCAGGATGAGGTGGCCACCACCGCTTCGGAGCTCGGGTTCAACGTGACCGTGGCCGAGGCTGGTGATGACGTGCCGGCGTTTGCGGCCTTAGTGAACTCCGCCGACGTGCTTCTGGCTGTGCACGGCGCCGGGCTGACCAACCAGATCTTCCTGCCGACGAACGGGGTGGTGCTGCAGATCGTGCCGTGGGGGAACATGGACTGGATGGCGACCAACTTCTACGGGCAGCCGGCGCGGGACATGCAGCTCCGGTATGTGGAGTACTACGTCGACGAGGAGGAGACGAGCCTCAAGGACAAGTACCCGAGGGATCACGTGGTGTTCAAGGACCCCAAGGCGCTCCACACGCAGGGGTGGCAGGCGCTTGCCGGCACCATCATGAAGCAGGACGTCAAGCTGAACATCACCAGATTCCAGCCCTTCTTACTCCAGGCCATGGACGAGCTACAGGAGTAG